Genomic segment of Myxococcus stipitatus:
CGCCGTGCTTCGCCGCCCCGCGGAGGAGCTCCTGGACCGTCCGCTTCACCTGGTGCTCGGCGTGTCTCCCGAGCGCGCTCGCGAACTGGACGCCCTGGCGAAGGAGCACCGCCGCCACGTGGAGTTCATCTCCTCGCAGCTCGGCGGAGAGGACGCCACGCCCCTGCGACTGACGCTCGGCCTGGAGGAAGGAGAGTCGGCCGCGTGCGTGCAGGACCTCAACGCCCTGCTGGAAGGCGCGCCGCCCGTCCAAATCTCCCGGCTGTCGTCCTCGCTCAGCCACGAGATTCGCAACCCGCTGTCGTCCGTGAAGATGGCGGTGCAGACGCTGGCCCGGAACACCGGCCTGTCGGACCGCGACCGGCGACGGCTGACCATCGCCAACCGCGAGATTCGCACCATGGAGCGCATGCTGTGGCTCCTGTCCGAGTACGGCCGCGACACGACGCCCAACCTGGATGCCCACGCGCTGCGCTCGGTGCTCCAGGAGGCCACGGGCATGGTGGCGCTGGAACTGGCTGAACGCCGCATCGACGTGCGCGTGGACGAGGAGGAGGACCTGCCTCGCGTGCGCGTGGACCCCAACCGCCTGCGCCCCGTGCTGGCCCAGGTGCTGCTCAACGTCGCCATGGCCCAACCCGAGGACAGTGCCGTGGAAGTCGCCCTGCGCCGAGGCCCTCCGGGCCGGGTGCTGATGGTGCTCAAGGACCCCGCCGCCGCCCTTCCTCCCGAGGAGAGCGGCACCCTGTTCGAGCCGTTCGGCTCACGCCTGGCCCGCGGCGCGGGCCTGTCCCTGGCCGCGCTCAGGCGCGTCATGATGGGACAAGGTGGAGATGTCGCGGCCGAGGGCAGCGCCGAACCCGGCATGGTGTTCACCCTGACGTTCGCCACCTGAGAAGGACGACATGGAGACCCTTCTCATCGTTGACGATGACGTGTCGCTCCTCGAGACGCTCAAGATGCACTTCGAGGAGATAGAGCACGACGGACAGCCTCGCTACCAGGTGGCCACCGCCACCAGCGCCGCCGCGGGCCTGCGCGCCGCCCAGGAGGCCATGCCCAGCGTGGTCATCCTCGACATGATGCTGCCGGACCGCACCGGCCTGGAGATCATCGAGGAGATGAAGGGTCTGTGCGGCGATGCCCGCATCATCCTGGTCACCGCCTACCACGACATGGAGACCACCATCCGCGCGATGAAGGCGGGGGCGTTCGACTACATCCACAAGCCCTTCCCGGACCCCGCCGCGCTGGACCTCGTCGTGGAGCGCGCGCTCGAGTACCGCCAGCTCTCGCGTCGCGCGGACGAGGTCAACCGGGAGAACGCCGCCGTGCGGCTGGGCGACATCGTCGGCACCAGCCCGTCCATGCAGCAATTGGTGAAGGAGATCGGCAAGGTCACCGGCAGCGCCGCCACCGTGCTGATCACCGGCGAGAGCGGCACGGGCAAGGAACTCATCGCCCGCGTCATCCACAACTACTCGTACGACGAGCCCCGGCCCTTCATCGGCATCAACTGCTCGGCCATCGTCGACACGCTGCTGGAGAGCGAGCTGTTCGGCCACGAGAAGGGCGCGTTCACGGGCGCCATGTCGGGCAAGCCCGGCAAGTTCGAGCTGGCCGAGGACGGCACCGTCTTCCTCGACGAGATTGGCGACATGTCGCTGATGCTCCAGTCCAAGCTCCTGCGCGTGCTGCAAGAGCGCGAGTTCGAGCGCGTGGGCGGCGTCAAGCGCATCAAGCTGCGCGCCCGCGTCATCGCCGCCACGCACCGCAACCTCTCCGAGGAAGTGGAGCACGTCCGCTTTCGAGAGGACCTCTACCAGCGCCTCAAGGTCATCACGCTCCTGATTCCCCCGCTGCGCGAGCGGCGCGAGGACATCCCGCTGCTCGTCAAGCACCTGCTCGAGCGCATCAACGAGAAGGTGCACAAGCGCGTCACGCGCGTGCCTCCCGAGGTCATGGAGCGCCTCACCCGGCTGCCCTGGCGCGGCAACGTGCGCGAGCTGGAGAACGTCCTCACCCGCGCCGTCGTCCTCGCCCCCGGCGATGTGTTGAGGGGTGATGACCTGCCATCGCTCGACATCACGCCGGCCCCCGAGGCTGGCCGCACCACCGCGACGAACGTCATGTTCACCGCGCCCGCCGTCGACGACGCCAGCCTCATCCCCACGCTCGAGGAGGCCGAACGCATGCTCATCGCCCGTGCCATGGCCGTCACCAAAGGGCACAAGGGTCGCACGTGCCAGATTCTTGGAATCAGTCGACCCACCCTGGAGCGCAAACTCCAGAAGTACAAATTTTCACAGAGACAGAACCCTCTAGGGCACGGGTTCACCGTGAAGGACGACCCGTGAACACTGTCCAGGCCGCGACAGTGACGCGTCCGCTTTGAACGTTTCGTTCAACTTGATCAGACTGTTTGAACGTTTTGTTTCAGGTTTTGGACACAGCGAGGTGGGTGCTACGGGCCTCTAGCGCTAAGTACCCGGCATTCCTGGATGTGTTCCCCCCGGAGCACTTCATTCCCGTCTGGCACGTTCCTTGGAACTGGAAAGCCCCGTTGCCGCCGAAGCAGGCGGCCTTGCTTTCCCCTGATTCCTTCCACGGAGTGAATGCCATGCACGGTTTCAATCGCCCCCTCGGCCCTATCGGTTCCAACGTCGTGGCACCGCTCCAGGCGACCAGCTCCGGGATGATGGTGACCGCGAACAAGCTCGTTCCGGGACAGGAAGCCATCGACTTCAAGGGGTACTTCAAGGTCGAGTCCTTCCCGCACAACTCGACCATCTACCGCCCCGGCGACAACACGGACCGCGTCTATCTGCTCAAGTCCGGTCGCGTGCGGCTGATGCGCATCGGCAAGAATGGCACGCGCTCCGTGGTGTCCATCCTCCGCCCGGGTGACCTGTTCGGCGAGCTGTTCCGCCCCGAGGGCACGCCCATCGAGGAGATGGCCATCGCCGCGGGCGAGGCCGAGGTGTGGAGCATCGAGGGCCGCGACTTCCGCGCGCAGCTGGAGGCCCGCCCCGCCCTGGCCGTCGACGTGGTGCGCGCCTACGCCGAGCGCGTGCGTGCGCTGCGCAAGCGCGTGCTCGGGCTGACCTTCAAGGAAGTCCCCGCGCGGCTGGCGGACACGCTCCTGACGCTCGTGGAGGCGCACGGCGAGCGCTGCCCCCACGGCGGTGAGACGGACCTGCGCGGCATCACCCAGCAGGACCTGGCGGACCTGGTCGGCGCGTCGCGCTCGTTCGTGTCCACGCTCATCAACGAGATGAAGCGCGAGGGGGTGCTGGGCAACGTCGGCCGCATCCTCTGCGTCCGCGACCAGAAGGCCCTGCGCAAGATTGCCTCGAAGGAGAAGTGAGCAGCAGCGCCTCCTCGGGCGCCCGCGACTCCCATGAAAGGCCCGCCCCCGCACCTGAAGCGGGGCCGGGCCTTCGTCGTTTCCACCCGGCTCAGGCGCGAGCGGTCCGCAGCTCGTCGACCTCGGTGCGCAGCAGCCAGTCGTCCTGGAAGTCCGTCGCGGCGGCGGCGATCTGCGAGAGCCGCTCCGGCCGGGCCTTCCCCGACTCGCGCAGCGTGCGCACCTCCCGGTA
This window contains:
- a CDS encoding HAMP domain-containing sensor histidine kinase, producing MNAHLLQAALLAWSPGLRVTRAQGDCAAVLRRPAEELLDRPLHLVLGVSPERARELDALAKEHRRHVEFISSQLGGEDATPLRLTLGLEEGESAACVQDLNALLEGAPPVQISRLSSSLSHEIRNPLSSVKMAVQTLARNTGLSDRDRRRLTIANREIRTMERMLWLLSEYGRDTTPNLDAHALRSVLQEATGMVALELAERRIDVRVDEEEDLPRVRVDPNRLRPVLAQVLLNVAMAQPEDSAVEVALRRGPPGRVLMVLKDPAAALPPEESGTLFEPFGSRLARGAGLSLAALRRVMMGQGGDVAAEGSAEPGMVFTLTFAT
- a CDS encoding sigma-54 dependent transcriptional regulator encodes the protein METLLIVDDDVSLLETLKMHFEEIEHDGQPRYQVATATSAAAGLRAAQEAMPSVVILDMMLPDRTGLEIIEEMKGLCGDARIILVTAYHDMETTIRAMKAGAFDYIHKPFPDPAALDLVVERALEYRQLSRRADEVNRENAAVRLGDIVGTSPSMQQLVKEIGKVTGSAATVLITGESGTGKELIARVIHNYSYDEPRPFIGINCSAIVDTLLESELFGHEKGAFTGAMSGKPGKFELAEDGTVFLDEIGDMSLMLQSKLLRVLQEREFERVGGVKRIKLRARVIAATHRNLSEEVEHVRFREDLYQRLKVITLLIPPLRERREDIPLLVKHLLERINEKVHKRVTRVPPEVMERLTRLPWRGNVRELENVLTRAVVLAPGDVLRGDDLPSLDITPAPEAGRTTATNVMFTAPAVDDASLIPTLEEAERMLIARAMAVTKGHKGRTCQILGISRPTLERKLQKYKFSQRQNPLGHGFTVKDDP
- the mrpC gene encoding Crp/Fnr family transcriptional regulator MrpC — its product is MHGFNRPLGPIGSNVVAPLQATSSGMMVTANKLVPGQEAIDFKGYFKVESFPHNSTIYRPGDNTDRVYLLKSGRVRLMRIGKNGTRSVVSILRPGDLFGELFRPEGTPIEEMAIAAGEAEVWSIEGRDFRAQLEARPALAVDVVRAYAERVRALRKRVLGLTFKEVPARLADTLLTLVEAHGERCPHGGETDLRGITQQDLADLVGASRSFVSTLINEMKREGVLGNVGRILCVRDQKALRKIASKEK